From a single Candidatus Brevundimonas phytovorans genomic region:
- a CDS encoding shikimate kinase, producing MPADASPDSSPLSPNLALDRTITLVGLMGVGKSTVGRRLAQRLGLPFHDGDHEIEAAAGMSVSEIFASRGEAEFRAGEARIMRRLLEGPPIVLATGGGAMLNPETRALMKQHSVSVWMRADLKVIAERVQRRDTRPLLRGRDPLEALSQLAEARYPIYAEADLTVDVGGGSHGQAVEAIYRELRRHAREESKR from the coding sequence ATGCCTGCCGACGCCTCGCCCGATTCCTCGCCCTTGTCGCCTAACCTGGCGCTCGACCGCACCATAACCCTGGTGGGGCTGATGGGCGTGGGCAAATCGACGGTGGGGCGCAGGCTGGCGCAACGGCTGGGGTTGCCCTTTCACGACGGCGACCATGAAATTGAAGCCGCCGCCGGAATGAGCGTCAGCGAAATCTTCGCCAGCCGGGGCGAGGCCGAGTTCCGGGCGGGCGAGGCGCGAATCATGCGGCGTCTGCTGGAAGGCCCGCCTATCGTGCTGGCGACCGGCGGCGGGGCCATGCTGAACCCCGAGACCCGCGCCCTGATGAAGCAGCATTCGGTCAGCGTCTGGATGCGCGCCGATCTGAAGGTGATCGCCGAGCGGGTGCAGCGTCGCGACACCCGGCCCCTGCTGCGCGGACGCGACCCGCTGGAGGCCCTGAGCCAGTTGGCCGAGGCCCGCTATCCCATCTATGCCGAGGCTGATCTGACGGTGGACGTCGGCGGGGGTTCGCACGGCCAGGCGGTCGAGGCGATCTATCGAGAACTGCGGCGCCACGCCCGCGAGGAGAGCAAGCGATGA
- the rsmD gene encoding 16S rRNA (guanine(966)-N(2))-methyltransferase RsmD: MRIVAGSLKGRAILAPEGQNTRPTSDRARQAIFNVLEHASWGESLHDARVMDIYAGSGALGFEALSRGAAFAVFVETDDSARGVIRENMDAYGLFGRARVHRRSATDLGERPGSVGEAFDIAFLDPPYAKGLGEQTLAGLLAGDWLKPGAIVVFERGSDEPDIDTPGYERLDARDYGAARVLFLRRADAG, translated from the coding sequence GTGCGGATTGTTGCGGGCAGCCTGAAGGGCCGGGCCATCCTGGCGCCTGAAGGACAGAACACGCGCCCGACCTCGGATCGGGCGCGCCAGGCCATCTTCAACGTGCTGGAACACGCGTCATGGGGCGAAAGCCTGCACGACGCGCGGGTGATGGACATCTACGCCGGCTCGGGCGCCCTGGGGTTCGAGGCCCTGTCGCGCGGCGCGGCCTTCGCCGTCTTTGTCGAGACCGACGATAGCGCGCGCGGGGTGATCCGCGAGAACATGGACGCCTATGGCCTGTTCGGGCGGGCGCGGGTGCATCGCCGCAGCGCTACCGATCTGGGCGAGCGGCCGGGTTCGGTGGGGGAGGCCTTCGACATCGCCTTCCTCGATCCGCCCTACGCCAAGGGGTTGGGCGAGCAGACGCTGGCGGGACTGCTGGCCGGCGACTGGCTGAAGCCTGGCGCCATCGTCGTGTTCGAGCGCGGTTCTGACGAGCCCGACATCGACACGCCCGGCTATGAACGGCTGGATGCCCGCGACTATGGCGCGGCGCGGGTGTTGTTCCTCAGGCGCGCTGACGCAGGCTGA
- the aroB gene encoding 3-dehydroquinate synthase gives MTTTIRVGGEGFAAYEVVVGRGLLKEAGARVAALKPTKAFVVSDETVAAIHGQTVRAALEGAGLTTGIVTVPAGEASKSFEQLEAVLDRLLAEGLDRKSLVVALGGGVVGDLAGLTAALFMRGIDFVQVPTTLLAQVDSSVGGKTAIDTPRGKNLIGAFHQPRLVLADIEALATLPLRQVRSGWAEVLKHGLICDAAFFDWLGGEGASGADGDPDALERAVIRSVEIKSQIVGEDEKEAGRRALLNLGHTFGHALEAELGFGDALTHGEAVALGCAMAFRFSARQGLCSAADAEKAEEGIKAANLPTRLADVDQVFNADALIGRMAGDKKAEGGRLTLILARAIGEVFTDKNVDAEAARAFLIEEGAAA, from the coding sequence ATGACGACGACGATCCGGGTCGGTGGCGAAGGCTTCGCCGCCTATGAGGTCGTGGTCGGGCGGGGGCTGCTGAAAGAGGCGGGGGCGCGCGTCGCCGCCTTGAAGCCGACCAAGGCCTTCGTCGTCAGTGATGAGACGGTGGCGGCTATCCACGGCCAGACGGTGCGGGCGGCGTTGGAGGGCGCAGGCCTGACGACCGGGATCGTCACCGTTCCGGCGGGCGAGGCGTCGAAATCCTTTGAACAGTTGGAAGCCGTGCTGGACCGCCTGCTGGCCGAGGGGCTGGACCGCAAGAGTCTGGTCGTAGCCCTGGGCGGCGGCGTGGTCGGCGATCTGGCAGGGCTGACGGCGGCCCTGTTCATGCGCGGCATCGACTTTGTGCAGGTTCCGACGACCCTGCTGGCCCAGGTGGATTCCTCGGTGGGGGGCAAGACGGCCATCGACACGCCGCGCGGCAAGAACCTGATCGGCGCCTTCCATCAGCCGCGACTGGTGCTGGCCGACATCGAGGCTCTGGCGACCCTGCCGCTGCGACAGGTGCGGTCGGGCTGGGCCGAGGTGCTGAAGCACGGGCTGATCTGCGACGCGGCCTTCTTCGACTGGCTGGGCGGCGAGGGGGCCTCCGGGGCCGACGGGGACCCGGATGCGCTGGAGCGGGCGGTGATCCGTTCGGTCGAGATCAAGTCCCAGATCGTCGGCGAGGACGAGAAGGAGGCGGGGCGGCGCGCCCTGCTGAATCTCGGACACACCTTTGGTCATGCGCTGGAGGCTGAGTTGGGCTTTGGCGACGCCCTGACCCACGGCGAGGCAGTAGCGTTGGGTTGCGCCATGGCCTTCCGCTTCTCGGCCCGTCAGGGACTGTGTTCAGCGGCGGACGCCGAAAAGGCCGAAGAGGGGATCAAGGCTGCCAATTTGCCGACGCGGCTGGCCGACGTGGATCAGGTTTTCAATGCTGACGCCCTGATCGGGCGGATGGCCGGGGACAAGAAGGCCGAGGGCGGGCGGCTGACGCTGATCCTGGCGCGGGCCATAGGCGAGGTCTTCACCGACAAGAATGTGGACGCGGAAGCGGCGCGCGCCTTCCTGATCGAGGAAGGGGCGGCGGCGTAA
- a CDS encoding DUF1902 domain-containing protein — protein sequence MARTFYVKAIWDPEAQVWCSESDIPGLVLETATLAEFESLARQFASELLAENLDIHGPVPIRFEASGGFEVLAA from the coding sequence ATGGCACGCACCTTCTACGTCAAGGCGATCTGGGACCCGGAAGCACAGGTCTGGTGCAGCGAATCCGACATTCCCGGCCTGGTGCTCGAAACCGCGACCTTGGCTGAGTTCGAAAGTCTGGCGCGGCAGTTCGCGTCCGAACTTCTGGCCGAAAATCTCGACATCCATGGTCCGGTGCCTATCCGCTTCGAGGCTTCGGGCGGCTTTGAAGTTCTGGCGGCTTGA
- the tadA gene encoding tRNA adenosine(34) deaminase TadA: MAIHDERFMSMALDLAQAAAQAGEVPVGAVIVDESTGKVVGRGQNGPITAHDPTAHAEIVALRDAAATLQNYRLTDLTLYVTLEPCAMCAGAISHARIGRVVWGADDPKGGAVVNGGRFFDQPTCHWRPAVEGGVMAEPAAETLRAFFRARRGTRAATVR, from the coding sequence ATGGCGATCCATGATGAGCGGTTCATGAGCATGGCGCTCGATCTGGCGCAAGCTGCGGCGCAAGCGGGCGAAGTGCCGGTCGGCGCAGTAATTGTCGATGAATCGACCGGCAAAGTGGTTGGTCGTGGGCAGAACGGCCCCATAACAGCCCATGATCCGACGGCTCATGCCGAGATCGTGGCCCTGCGTGATGCTGCGGCAACGTTGCAGAATTATCGCCTGACCGACCTGACACTTTATGTAACGCTGGAACCCTGCGCCATGTGCGCCGGCGCCATCAGCCACGCCCGCATCGGGCGGGTCGTCTGGGGGGCCGACGATCCCAAGGGCGGCGCCGTCGTCAACGGCGGTCGCTTCTTCGATCAGCCGACCTGCCACTGGCGCCCCGCCGTCGAGGGCGGCGTCATGGCCGAACCCGCCGCCGAGACCCTGCGCGCCTTCTTCCGCGCCCGACGCGGAACGCGCGCCGCCACGGTGCGTTGA
- a CDS encoding MliC family protein: MPHLIPRAAPALVLTALLAACGPEPREAPNDGEAVRERAIEAQTARRRTGAEVQDRALNRVIRTVYLCNNSERLSVDFDNPRQMATVRNSSGEAVDLFQERAADGIWYRASGYELRGKGVQATWTADNRDPTECRAVD; the protein is encoded by the coding sequence TTGCCGCACCTGATCCCTCGCGCCGCCCCTGCCCTCGTCCTGACCGCCCTGCTTGCCGCCTGCGGCCCGGAACCGCGCGAAGCCCCCAACGACGGCGAGGCGGTCCGCGAACGGGCCATCGAGGCCCAGACCGCGCGCCGGCGCACCGGCGCCGAGGTTCAGGACCGCGCCCTCAACCGTGTCATCCGCACCGTCTATCTGTGCAACAACAGCGAGCGCCTGTCGGTCGACTTCGACAATCCGCGCCAGATGGCGACGGTGCGCAACTCGTCCGGCGAAGCCGTCGACCTGTTCCAGGAACGCGCCGCGGACGGCATCTGGTATCGCGCCAGCGGCTATGAACTGCGCGGCAAGGGCGTCCAGGCGACCTGGACGGCCGACAACCGTGATCCCACAGAATGCCGCGCTGTGGACTGA
- a CDS encoding ABC transporter ATP-binding protein/permease, protein MRGERSGRRGDSTVKAMAAGQGEVKQEAPPTWQALTDLLRVVGRSGAPQLPWRVAGAIGLTLAGKGLGVLAPLILGAAVNHLAAGQGAAAAVGWGFAAFAVGWAVVRFLSAATPQLSDVLFAPVRAAAQRKTAAETFAHALSLSLDFHQTKRSGALSRTMDRGSRAVDFLLRILVFNLGPTVVELVLAAAVLSGKYDWRFGAVAIGVVAVYAATTFAMANWRLEHRRAMNAADSEAAGLSVDALLNYETVKAFGAETRAAEAYDQSLSTYVDAALKANTSLAALNLIQGLIMNIGLGIMAVMAGFEAAAGRMGPGDVTAAVLIMISLYAPLNILGFAYREIRQSFIDMEEMLKVTRQAPQVADAPDAIDLPRPERGQGAELVFDHVGFRHDARAAGLDDVSFVTPAGTTTALVGTSGAGKSTIVKLALRLLDPKEGRVLIDGHDARSVTQASLRAAVALVPQDVALFNDSIRANIAFARPEADEAAIWAAAEAAELADFIRDLPEGMETRVGERGLKLSGGERQRVGIARALLADPCILILDEATSALDSRTEAAIQKTLRKARAGRTTLVVAHRLSTVADAEQILVLKSGRIIERGAHHELVARQGGEYASLWRKQTRGAKSQAQSSD, encoded by the coding sequence ATGCGCGGTGAAAGATCCGGCCGACGCGGAGATTCCACGGTCAAGGCCATGGCCGCCGGCCAAGGCGAAGTGAAGCAGGAGGCGCCGCCGACCTGGCAGGCGCTGACGGACCTTTTGCGCGTGGTCGGTCGTTCCGGCGCGCCGCAACTGCCCTGGCGCGTGGCGGGCGCTATAGGCCTGACGCTGGCGGGCAAGGGGCTGGGCGTGCTGGCGCCCCTGATTCTGGGCGCGGCGGTCAACCATCTGGCGGCGGGGCAGGGCGCAGCGGCGGCGGTCGGCTGGGGCTTTGCGGCCTTCGCCGTGGGCTGGGCCGTGGTGCGCTTCCTGTCGGCGGCGACGCCGCAACTGTCAGACGTTCTGTTCGCCCCGGTGCGGGCGGCGGCCCAGCGCAAGACGGCGGCGGAGACCTTCGCCCACGCGCTCAGCCTGTCGCTGGACTTCCACCAGACCAAACGGTCGGGCGCCCTGTCGCGGACCATGGATCGCGGTTCGCGCGCCGTGGACTTCCTGCTGCGGATTCTGGTGTTCAACCTCGGCCCGACCGTGGTCGAGCTGGTGCTGGCGGCGGCGGTGCTGAGCGGCAAGTATGACTGGCGCTTTGGCGCGGTCGCGATCGGGGTGGTGGCCGTCTATGCGGCGACGACCTTCGCCATGGCCAACTGGCGGCTGGAGCATCGCCGCGCCATGAACGCCGCCGACAGCGAGGCGGCGGGCCTGTCGGTCGACGCCCTGCTCAATTACGAGACGGTCAAGGCTTTCGGCGCCGAGACGCGCGCGGCCGAAGCCTATGACCAGTCGCTGTCCACCTATGTCGATGCGGCCTTGAAGGCCAATACCTCGCTGGCGGCGCTGAACCTGATTCAGGGCCTGATCATGAACATCGGCCTGGGGATCATGGCCGTCATGGCCGGATTCGAGGCGGCGGCGGGGCGCATGGGGCCGGGCGACGTGACGGCGGCGGTGCTGATCATGATCTCGCTGTATGCGCCGCTGAACATTCTGGGCTTCGCCTATCGGGAAATTCGTCAATCCTTCATCGACATGGAGGAGATGCTGAAGGTGACGCGTCAGGCGCCGCAGGTGGCCGACGCCCCTGACGCCATCGACCTGCCGCGACCCGAGCGCGGGCAAGGCGCGGAACTGGTGTTTGATCATGTCGGCTTCCGCCACGACGCGCGCGCGGCGGGTCTGGACGACGTCAGCTTTGTCACCCCGGCAGGAACGACGACAGCCCTGGTCGGGACGTCCGGGGCGGGCAAGTCCACCATCGTCAAGCTGGCCCTGCGCCTGCTGGACCCGAAAGAGGGACGGGTGCTGATCGACGGCCACGATGCGCGGTCAGTGACGCAGGCCTCGTTGCGGGCGGCGGTGGCCCTGGTGCCGCAGGATGTGGCCCTGTTCAACGACAGCATCCGCGCCAACATCGCCTTTGCCCGACCGGAAGCAGACGAGGCCGCCATCTGGGCGGCGGCCGAGGCGGCGGAACTGGCGGACTTCATCCGCGACCTGCCGGAGGGGATGGAGACGCGCGTGGGCGAGCGAGGGCTGAAGTTGTCAGGCGGCGAGCGTCAGCGCGTCGGCATCGCACGGGCCCTGCTGGCCGATCCTTGCATCCTGATCCTGGACGAGGCGACCAGCGCCCTGGACAGCCGCACCGAGGCCGCGATCCAGAAAACCCTGCGCAAGGCGCGCGCGGGACGCACGACCCTGGTGGTGGCGCACCGCCTGTCGACCGTGGCCGACGCCGAGCAGATTCTGGTGCTGAAGTCCGGGCGCATCATAGAGCGCGGCGCCCATCATGAACTGGTGGCGCGTCAGGGCGGGGAATACGCCAGCCTGTGGCGGAAGCAGACGCGGGGCGCCAAGAGTCAGGCTCAGTCGTCGGACTGA
- a CDS encoding pseudouridine synthase, which yields MDRHPKDNDKNPRFRQDDGPRGPRKFAGARPEKGGFADRKGPPRGDRKDDRDDKPFVKGAGKGGPKGASVGKESATPARSERIAKAMARAGIASRREVERLIGLGKVAVNGRILDTPATLVTRDDVITVNGKPMGSAQATRVWRYHKPAGLLTSHNDPAGRPTVFDALPSGLPRVISVGRLDMNTEGLLLLTNDGELSRALEMPDTALVRHYRARARGRITQAELDKLKTGCTVDGIHYGPMEATIDKAKEKEDGERSSANLWISVSITEGKNREVRKVLESIGLTVNRLIRLAYGPFQLGTLPVGAVEEVGPRVIREMLAEHIRPENLPTGNTVSTPAPIPGRRTSSPIVAGRSGSAMSDPSRKPSRVRAATEATENAADRRDRPAKKEGWAKAAPRFEHTKTFKPRARPEAAQGGEWSDRPRKPFNRSEPQLIDDRRAPRDGAKGGFGDRPKRDFQPRDGARSGGDRPQRDFKPREGGFGDRPKRDFQPRDGAPRSGGDRPQRDFKPREGGFGDRPKRDFQPRDGAPRSGGDRPQRDFKPREGGSSDRPQRDFKPRDGAPRSGGKPGGFGSKPGGSRPGGGKPFGGKPSGGRGGPRG from the coding sequence ATGGATCGCCATCCCAAAGACAACGACAAGAACCCCCGCTTCCGTCAAGACGACGGCCCACGCGGTCCCCGTAAATTCGCCGGCGCGCGCCCCGAAAAGGGCGGCTTCGCAGACCGCAAAGGCCCGCCACGCGGCGACCGCAAGGATGATCGCGACGACAAGCCTTTTGTGAAGGGCGCCGGCAAGGGCGGCCCGAAAGGCGCCTCCGTCGGCAAGGAATCGGCTACGCCCGCTCGCAGCGAGCGAATCGCCAAAGCCATGGCCCGCGCCGGCATCGCCTCGCGCCGCGAGGTCGAACGCCTGATCGGTCTGGGCAAGGTGGCGGTCAACGGCCGCATTCTGGACACGCCGGCCACCCTGGTGACGCGCGACGACGTCATCACCGTCAATGGCAAGCCGATGGGCTCGGCCCAGGCGACCCGCGTCTGGCGCTATCACAAGCCGGCCGGCCTGCTGACCAGCCACAACGACCCGGCGGGCCGCCCGACCGTGTTCGACGCCCTGCCCAGCGGTCTGCCGCGCGTGATCTCGGTCGGCCGACTGGACATGAACACCGAAGGCCTGCTGCTGCTGACCAACGACGGCGAACTGAGCCGGGCGCTGGAAATGCCGGACACGGCCCTGGTGCGCCATTACCGAGCCCGCGCCCGCGGTCGCATCACCCAGGCCGAGCTGGACAAGCTGAAGACCGGCTGCACCGTTGACGGCATTCACTACGGCCCGATGGAAGCGACCATCGACAAGGCTAAGGAAAAAGAGGACGGCGAGCGCAGCTCGGCAAACCTGTGGATCAGCGTGTCGATCACCGAAGGCAAGAACCGCGAAGTCCGCAAGGTTCTGGAGTCCATCGGTCTGACCGTGAACCGCCTGATCCGTCTGGCCTATGGTCCGTTCCAGCTGGGCACTCTGCCCGTCGGGGCGGTCGAGGAAGTCGGTCCGCGCGTGATCCGCGAAATGCTGGCCGAGCACATCCGCCCCGAGAACCTGCCGACCGGCAATACGGTTTCGACGCCTGCACCGATTCCGGGCCGCCGCACGTCTTCGCCCATCGTGGCGGGCCGTTCGGGTTCGGCCATGTCGGACCCTTCGCGCAAGCCGAGCCGCGTCCGCGCCGCCACCGAGGCGACTGAGAACGCCGCCGACCGTCGCGACCGCCCCGCCAAGAAGGAGGGCTGGGCCAAGGCCGCGCCCAGGTTTGAGCACACCAAGACCTTCAAGCCGCGCGCCCGGCCCGAAGCCGCCCAGGGCGGCGAATGGTCGGACCGTCCGCGCAAGCCGTTCAATCGGTCGGAGCCTCAGCTCATTGATGACCGTCGCGCCCCGCGTGACGGCGCCAAGGGCGGTTTCGGTGATCGTCCCAAGCGTGATTTCCAGCCCCGCGACGGCGCCCGTTCGGGCGGCGATCGTCCGCAACGCGATTTCAAGCCGCGCGAAGGCGGTTTCGGCGACCGTCCGAAGCGCGACTTCCAGCCCCGCGACGGCGCGCCCCGTTCAGGCGGTGATCGTCCGCAACGCGATTTCAAGCCGCGTGAAGGCGGTTTCGGCGATCGTCCGAAGCGCGACTTCCAGCCCCGCGACGGCGCGCCCCGTTCAGGCGGTGATCGTCCCCAACGCGACTTCAAGCCGCGCGAAGGTGGTTCCAGCGACCGTCCGCAGCGTGACTTCAAGCCCCGTGACGGCGCTCCGCGTTCGGGCGGCAAGCCCGGCGGTTTCGGCTCGAAGCCGGGCGGCTCGCGTCCCGGCGGCGGCAAACCCTTCGGCGGCAAGCCCTCGGGCGGCCGCGGCGGTCCTCGCGGCTAA
- a CDS encoding acetyl-CoA carboxylase carboxyltransferase subunit alpha — protein sequence MATHYLEFEKPIAELEAKIAELSLLAPTSGSFETEIAALRKKADALRVKTYANLDPWMRTQVARHPQRPHFVDYVDSLFTDFVELHGDRQFGDDQAIIGGLARFRGQAVVVMGHEKGHDTQTRITHNFGMARPEGYRKAVRLMDMAEQFGLPVLSFVDTAGAYPGLGAEERGQAEAIARSTERGLTLGVPSIATVTGEGGSGGAIAIAAASRVLMLEHSIYSVISPEGAAGILWRDGKRAKDAAMAMKITAPDLIAMKIVDRVIPEPLGGAHTARETAIQSVGDVLEDELKTLSTLSADEIRKARADRFYAIGRAG from the coding sequence ATGGCCACGCACTACCTCGAATTCGAAAAGCCCATCGCTGAGCTGGAAGCCAAGATCGCGGAGTTGTCGCTGCTCGCGCCGACCAGCGGGTCGTTCGAGACCGAGATCGCCGCTCTTCGCAAGAAGGCGGACGCCCTGCGCGTCAAGACCTACGCCAACCTCGATCCCTGGATGCGCACCCAGGTCGCGCGCCACCCGCAGCGTCCGCATTTTGTCGATTACGTCGACAGCCTGTTCACTGATTTTGTGGAACTGCACGGCGATCGTCAGTTCGGCGACGATCAGGCCATCATCGGCGGTCTGGCCCGCTTCCGCGGCCAGGCGGTGGTGGTCATGGGCCACGAAAAGGGTCACGACACCCAGACCCGCATCACCCACAATTTCGGCATGGCGCGGCCCGAGGGCTATCGCAAGGCTGTGCGCCTGATGGACATGGCCGAACAGTTCGGCCTGCCGGTCCTGAGCTTTGTCGACACCGCCGGCGCCTATCCGGGTCTGGGCGCCGAGGAGCGCGGTCAGGCCGAGGCCATCGCCCGCTCGACCGAGCGCGGCCTGACCCTGGGCGTCCCCTCCATCGCCACCGTGACGGGCGAAGGCGGCTCGGGCGGGGCCATCGCCATCGCCGCCGCCAGCCGTGTGCTGATGCTGGAACACTCCATCTATTCGGTCATCTCGCCTGAGGGCGCGGCCGGCATCCTGTGGCGTGACGGCAAGCGCGCCAAGGACGCCGCCATGGCCATGAAGATCACCGCCCCTGACTTGATCGCCATGAAGATCGTCGATCGCGTCATCCCCGAACCCCTGGGCGGCGCCCACACCGCGCGCGAAACGGCCATTCAATCGGTCGGCGATGTCCTGGAAGACGAGCTGAAGACGCTGTCGACGCTGTCGGCGGATGAGATCCGCAAGGCCCGCGCGGATCGCTTCTACGCCATCGGTCGCGCCGGCTGA
- a CDS encoding chemotaxis protein CheE, which translates to MTVITHNRRRSRLSTLIDQPGGISAGVALTQAKANLAEMAERSRAVIEEQVAALAALRPAAVAPEEAARLLDQAYDHSSALIDAAGPFELKDLCAAAANLCDLIDAAPEDKPFDWRIVTVHAQALRLLLTLPAEAAEARTQVLASLKDVLKAKVPGGAQSDD; encoded by the coding sequence ATGACCGTCATCACGCACAACCGCCGCCGTTCTCGCCTCTCGACTCTGATCGACCAGCCAGGCGGCATCAGCGCCGGCGTCGCCCTGACCCAGGCCAAGGCCAATCTGGCGGAGATGGCGGAACGCAGCCGCGCGGTCATCGAGGAGCAGGTCGCCGCCCTCGCGGCCTTGCGGCCAGCGGCCGTCGCCCCGGAGGAGGCCGCACGCCTTCTGGATCAGGCCTACGACCATTCCAGCGCCCTGATCGACGCGGCGGGTCCGTTTGAACTCAAGGATCTGTGCGCGGCGGCCGCCAATCTGTGCGACCTGATCGACGCTGCGCCCGAGGACAAGCCTTTCGACTGGCGCATCGTCACTGTGCACGCCCAGGCCCTGCGTCTGCTGCTGACCCTGCCGGCCGAGGCCGCCGAGGCCCGCACCCAGGTCCTGGCCAGTCTCAAGGACGTGCTGAAGGCCAAGGTTCCGGGCGGGGCTCAGTCCGACGACTGA
- a CDS encoding tyrosine recombinase has translation MTPQVEAFLEMMAVERDASPHTLSAYGRDLADAEAWLGDAGGLMAANEAALEAWFADLSRRGLSAATAARRRSSVRQFYRFALGEGWRTDDPSRRIDAPKQGRSLPKTLSRDEIEALLIAAGAADSAAGLRLVALVEMAYASGLRVSELLGLKVEAVRRDPAYLIVRGKGGKERLAPLNAAARQAIKAWLDARDAARKPNSPDSPWLFPSHGKTGHLTPRRFAQLLDQAALAANIDPARVSPHVLRHAFATHLLEGGADLRVVQTLLGHADISTTQIYTHVATDRLAQVVHSRHPLAKDD, from the coding sequence ATGACGCCCCAGGTCGAGGCCTTTCTGGAAATGATGGCGGTCGAGCGCGACGCCTCGCCCCACACCCTGTCCGCCTATGGTCGCGACCTGGCCGACGCCGAGGCCTGGCTGGGCGACGCGGGCGGCCTGATGGCCGCAAACGAAGCGGCGCTGGAGGCCTGGTTCGCCGATCTGTCCCGACGCGGCCTGTCCGCCGCCACCGCCGCGCGCCGCCGCTCCTCGGTGCGCCAGTTCTACCGCTTCGCCCTGGGCGAAGGCTGGCGGACCGACGACCCTTCCCGCCGCATCGACGCCCCGAAACAGGGCCGCAGCCTGCCCAAGACCCTCAGCCGCGACGAGATCGAGGCTCTGCTGATCGCTGCCGGCGCCGCCGACAGCGCAGCGGGCCTGCGCCTCGTGGCCTTGGTGGAAATGGCCTATGCCTCCGGCCTGCGCGTCTCCGAACTGCTGGGGCTCAAGGTTGAGGCCGTGCGCCGCGATCCCGCCTATCTGATCGTGCGCGGCAAGGGCGGCAAGGAGCGGCTGGCTCCGCTCAACGCCGCCGCGCGCCAGGCGATCAAGGCCTGGCTGGACGCCCGCGACGCCGCACGCAAGCCCAACTCGCCCGACAGCCCTTGGCTCTTTCCCTCGCACGGCAAGACCGGCCATCTGACCCCTCGCCGCTTCGCCCAGTTGCTGGATCAGGCGGCCCTTGCGGCCAACATCGACCCGGCCCGCGTCAGCCCTCACGTCCTGCGCCACGCCTTCGCCACCCACCTGCTGGAAGGCGGCGCCGACCTGCGCGTGGTCCAGACCCTGCTGGGCCACGCCGACATCTCGACGACCCAGATCTACACCCACGTCGCCACCGACCGGCTGGCCCAGGTCGTCCATTCCAGGCACCCCTTGGCGAAGGACGACTGA
- a CDS encoding low molecular weight phosphotyrosine protein phosphatase, translating into MGYSVLFVCLGNICRSPLAEAAFRAEALRLKLDVVVDSAGTGDWHVGAPPDPRAQAVARKNGVDISALRGRQVKPADFRRFTHIIALDEDNLANLRRLAPADATANLSLLLDHVEGREGHPVADPYFGDDDGFDITWADVTEGARGLALSLRQRA; encoded by the coding sequence ATGGGCTACAGCGTCCTCTTCGTCTGCCTCGGCAACATCTGTCGCTCGCCGCTGGCCGAGGCCGCCTTCCGCGCAGAGGCCCTCCGCCTGAAGCTGGACGTAGTGGTCGATTCCGCCGGCACCGGCGACTGGCACGTCGGCGCTCCACCCGACCCGCGCGCCCAGGCCGTGGCGCGTAAGAACGGCGTCGACATCTCCGCCCTGCGCGGGCGTCAGGTGAAGCCCGCAGACTTCCGACGCTTCACCCACATCATCGCGCTGGACGAGGACAACCTCGCCAACCTGCGCCGCCTCGCCCCCGCCGACGCCACGGCGAACCTCAGCCTGCTTCTGGATCACGTCGAGGGTCGTGAAGGCCACCCGGTCGCCGATCCCTATTTCGGCGACGACGACGGCTTTGATATCACCTGGGCCGATGTGACCGAGGGCGCGCGCGGTCTGGCGCTCAGCCTGCGTCAGCGCGCCTGA
- a CDS encoding response regulator — protein sequence MRSMNGVGESLRESAVFNFAGAVTMVIDDSPFALELTTQAILGFGIKVRHACSSAAEAIAVLRDHPVDLILVDCEMPGMSGYEFVRWLRRSGLEPNAFAPVIMTAAHVRRSKVSEARDCGANFLITKPFSAGVLLERIVWVARDARPFLEVGDYFGPDRRFRSEPWKGLERRSEEIRKAEFEAQRRASIEL from the coding sequence ATGCGCAGCATGAACGGGGTCGGCGAATCCCTGCGCGAAAGCGCGGTGTTTAACTTTGCGGGCGCGGTGACCATGGTCATCGACGATTCCCCGTTCGCGCTGGAATTGACGACCCAGGCCATTCTCGGCTTTGGCATCAAGGTGCGTCACGCTTGCAGCAGCGCCGCCGAAGCCATCGCTGTCCTGCGTGACCACCCTGTCGATCTGATCCTGGTCGACTGCGAGATGCCGGGTATGAGCGGCTATGAGTTCGTGCGGTGGCTGCGCCGCTCGGGTCTGGAGCCCAACGCCTTCGCCCCCGTCATCATGACCGCCGCCCACGTCCGCCGCTCCAAGGTGTCCGAGGCCCGCGACTGCGGCGCCAACTTCCTGATCACCAAACCGTTCAGCGCCGGCGTCCTGCTGGAGCGCATCGTCTGGGTCGCCCGCGACGCCCGCCCCTTCCTCGAGGTCGGCGACTATTTCGGGCCTGACCGGCGCTTCCGCTCGGAACCCTGGAAGGGTCTCGAGCGTCGTTCAGAAGAAATCCGCAAGGCTGAATTCGAAGCCCAACGCAGAGCGTCGATCGAGCTATGA